A single window of Streptomyces sudanensis DNA harbors:
- a CDS encoding sensor domain-containing protein, whose translation MRIRTYRGTVVALTASALLLTAACGGPSDGKDGGGGPDGGRGTGQKPASAPLTEAQMKAGLLEAGDLPAGWKVGTTMPAEGRPKAEKPECQPLATLMSAEVEGTTKGGERDFRGPGDSVLAQMVLTYPDRAGAAAFVKGLDGAVGRCRSFTTVQDGRRMSVAAEELTAPKVGEEAFAVRLTMDIPQLGMVLKTDVLVARQGAGITRLGYLPGAEPDPAAFEDLAKRGGDKFAEGARS comes from the coding sequence ATGCGTATCCGTACGTACCGCGGCACCGTCGTGGCGCTCACCGCGTCCGCCCTCCTCCTGACCGCCGCGTGCGGCGGCCCGTCCGACGGGAAGGACGGCGGGGGCGGTCCGGACGGCGGCCGCGGCACCGGGCAGAAGCCGGCGTCCGCCCCGCTCACCGAGGCCCAGATGAAGGCCGGCCTCCTGGAGGCCGGCGACCTGCCGGCCGGCTGGAAGGTCGGGACCACCATGCCCGCGGAGGGCCGGCCGAAGGCGGAGAAGCCCGAGTGCCAGCCGCTGGCGACGCTGATGTCCGCCGAGGTGGAGGGCACCACGAAGGGCGGTGAGCGCGACTTCCGCGGGCCGGGCGACAGCGTCTTGGCCCAGATGGTCCTCACGTACCCCGACAGGGCCGGCGCGGCGGCGTTCGTGAAGGGGCTCGACGGCGCCGTCGGCAGGTGCCGGTCCTTCACGACCGTCCAGGACGGCCGGAGGATGTCGGTCGCCGCGGAGGAGCTGACCGCTCCGAAGGTCGGAGAGGAGGCCTTCGCCGTGCGGCTCACGATGGACATCCCGCAGCTCGGCATGGTGCTGAAGACCGACGTGCTGGTCGCCCGCCAGGGCGCCGGGATCACCCGCCTCGGGTACCTACCGGGCGCCGAGCCGGACCCCGCCGCCTTCGAGGACCTGGCCAAGCGCGGCGGCGACAAGTTCGCCGAGGGCGCCCGGAGCTGA
- a CDS encoding MmcQ/YjbR family DNA-binding protein translates to MTPERLRALCLGFEGAVEEFPFGPGTSVFKVAGRMFALGALDARPLAVNLKCEPENAVRLRTEHPDAVAPGYHMNKRHWNTVTVSALPDALVEELVEDSYDLVVAGLPKAERLRLDRP, encoded by the coding sequence GTGACCCCCGAGCGGCTGAGGGCGCTCTGCCTGGGCTTCGAGGGCGCGGTGGAGGAGTTCCCCTTCGGCCCCGGCACCTCCGTCTTCAAGGTCGCGGGCAGGATGTTCGCCCTCGGCGCGCTCGACGCGCGGCCCCTCGCGGTGAACCTCAAGTGCGAGCCGGAGAACGCGGTCCGCCTGCGGACCGAGCACCCGGACGCCGTCGCCCCCGGCTACCACATGAACAAGCGCCACTGGAACACGGTCACCGTCTCCGCCCTGCCGGACGCGCTGGTCGAGGAGTTGGTCGAGGACTCCTACGACCTGGTCGTCGCCGGCCTGCCGAAGGCCGAACGGCTGCGCCTGGACCGGCCGTAG